The following are encoded together in the Penicillium digitatum chromosome 3, complete sequence genome:
- a CDS encoding Serine/threonine-protein phosphatase, whose amino-acid sequence MPGLPTNIDLDECITRLYRKELLADSVIEAICLKAKELLMKESNVVHIAAPVTVVGDIHGQFFDMIEIFRIGGFCPDTNYLFLGDYVDRGLFSVETISLLVCLKLRYPSRVHLIRGNHESRGVTQSYGFYTECARKYGNANVWHYFTDMFDFLTLSVVINDEIFCVHGGLSPSIHSIDQIKIIDRFREIPHEGPMADLVWSDPDTERDEFSLSPRGAGYTFGAQVVRKFLEVNSMSHILRAHQLCQEGYQVLYDDRLSTVWSAPNYCYRCGNLASVLEVSDTGERFFNIFDAAPENDAHRLEQLGQQQQIKDGSGPMVDYFL is encoded by the exons ATGCCTGGTCTACCGA CGAATATCGATCTCGATGAGTGTATCACTCGGCTCTACCGAAAAGAGCTGCTCGCGGATTCGGTGATCGAGGCGATCTGCCTCAAGGCGAAGGAACTTTTGATGAAGGAAAGCAATGTGGTACATATTGCTGCTCCGGTCACTGTGGTTGGTGATATCCACGGCCAATTTTTTGATATGATCGAGATCTTCAGGATCGGTGGCTTCTGTCCGGATACAAATTACCTATTCCTTG GCGATTATGTCGACCGCGGCCTGTTTAGTGTAGAGACCATCTCACTGCTGGTGTGTCTCAAGCTAAGATACCCTTCACGAGTGCATCTCATCCGCGGAAACCACGAGTCGCGTGGAGTCACTCAATCTTACGGCTTTTACACCGAGTGTGCTCGAAAATACGGCAACGCCAATGTCTGGCACTACTTCACCGACATGTTTGACTTTTTGACACTGAGTGTTGTGATTAATGATGAGATATTCTGTGTACATGGCGGCTTGTCACCTTCCATCCACTCAATTGACCAGATCAAAATTATTGATCGTTTCCGCGAGATCCCACACGAAGGCCCCATGGCCGATCTGGTCTGGTCCGACCCCGATACAGAACGCGATGAATTCTCTCTTTCACCCCGTGGTGCTGGATACACTTTTGGAGCACAGGTTGTGCGGAAGTTCCTAGAGGTGAACAGCATGTCCCACATTCTGCGTGCACACCAACTCTGTCAAGAAGGCTACCAGGTCCTTTACGACGATCGCCTGAGCACAGTCTGGAGTGCACCCAACTACTGCTACCGCTGTGGAAACTTGGCTAGTGTGCTCGAAGTGAGCGACACTGGCGAGCGCTTTTTCAATATTTTTGACGCTGCACCTGAGAATGACGCACACCGCCTTGAACAGCTGGGccagcagcagcagatcAAGGATGGCTCTGGCCCAATGGTTGACTACTTCTTGTGA
- a CDS encoding Amidohydrolase, producing the protein MDISQIIKPWKLNPQRNLVFVNATIVDPAEGKLIPNATVRISEGRIFQIVTEGSTIAIDDLSEELVIDLSEKYLCPGLIDCHVHVAVVPGEANLQAYKEMSERVSLLRQPHVLKSMLDRGFTSIRDCGGASLAIKEAVEDDVIPGPRLFIAGHALSQTGGHGDLRGSHDSQLFCGGSISGISRIVDGPAECYRYAREELRQGADFIKIMGGGGVASPTDRIEHVQFSDEEIRAFVTVARNASTYVTSHSYTPRAIQQAIKLGVRGIEHGNLLDFETAEMMAEMDVFLTPTLITHVMSKQMSFLSADGATKNEEVLDKGLKSMKMAVDAGVTVCFGTDLLGPMHFAQSKEFSVRSSVLTPLQILRSATVNAARLVMQENRLGQIHEGFAADILILKGNPLEDITILDRVEENILAVIKDGRVVTSRWDKVKIDL; encoded by the coding sequence ATGGACATCTCCCAAATTATCAAACCCTGGAAGCTCAACCCTCAAAGAAACTTGGTCTTTGTAAATGCCACCATTGTTGACCCAGCTGAAGGCAAACTGATCCCGAATGCTACAGTCCGAATCTCAGAAGGCAGGATTTTTCAAATCGTCACCGAGGGCTCGACCATTGCCATAGATGACCTTTCCGAAGAACTTGTGATTGACCTGAGTGAAAAATACCTGTGCCCAGGCTTGATTGATTGCCATGTCCATGTCGCAGTAGTTCCCGGCGAAGCCAATCTACAAGCCTACAAGGAGATGAGCGAACGGGTCAGTCTCCTGCGGCAGCCACACGTACTCAAGTCCATGCTAGATCGCGGATTCACCTCAATCCGAGACTGTGGTGGCGCAAGCCTCGCGATTAAGGAAGCCGTTGAGGATGATGTAATCCCAGGACCCCGTCTCTTCATCGCTGGACACGCACTCTCCCAAACCGGTGGACACGGTGACTTGCGCGGATCCCACGACTCCCAACTCTTCTGCGGCGGCTCCATTTCCGGAATCAGCAGGATTGTCGACGGCCCAGCAGAGTGCTACAGGTATGCTCGTGAGGAGCTGCGCCAAGGAGCAGACTTTATCAAGATCATGGGTGGCGGCGGTGTTGCCAGCCCCACAGACCGCATAGAACATGTTCAGTTCTCGGATGAGGAGATCAGGGCTTTTGTCACCGTTGCGCGGAACGCGAGCACATATGTCACGAGTCATAGCTACACGCCGCGGGCAATTCAGCAGGCTATCAAGCTCGGGGTGCGCGGTATCGAGCATGGAAATCTTCTTGATTTCGAAACGGCGGAGATGATGGCGGAGATGGATGTTTTCTTAACTCCGACGCTCATTACGCATGTCATGTCTAAGCAGATGAGTTTCTTGTCTGCTGATGGCGCTACTAAGAACGAGGAGGTTCTTGACAAGGGATTGAAGTCGATGAAGATGGCTGTTGATGCGGGTGTGACCGTCTGCTTTGGGACTGATCTTCTTGGTCCGATGCATTTTGCTCAGAGCAAGGAGTTCTCGGTGCGCAGTTCAGTTTTGACTCCATTGCAGATTCTGCGCAGTGCTACTGTCAATGCCGCTCGGCTTGTTATGCAGGAAAATAGGTTGGGTCAGATTCATGAGGGATTTGCGGCAGATATATTGATCTTGAAGGGGAATCCGTTGGAAGATATCACCATTCTGGATCGAGTGGAGGAGAATATTCTGGCTGTGATCAAGGATGGGAGGGTTGTCACTTCACGCTGGGACAAAGTCAAAATAGATCTTTGA